The Sulfurimonas sp. HSL-1716 sequence GAAAACCCGTGCTTAATTCGTTTTACTACCATTATGCAAGGATCATAGAGATCATCTATGCCATAGAAAAGATAGAAGAGCTTTTAAATGACGAAGCATCCTTGAGCGAAGATATAAAAGCCGATGGAAAGATCAACAAAACCGTGGGAGTGGGATGTTCCGAAGCACCCAGAGGAACGCTTTTTCATGAGTACAGGGTCGATGAAAACGGAGTGATAGAAAAAGTCAACCTTATCATAGCTACGGGAAACAACAATCTTGCGATGAACGCAGGCGTCAAACAAGTTGCTGCAGCTTTTGTGGATGCAAACGACATAACCGACGGCGCGCTTAACCGCGTCGAAGCGGTAATACGCTGTTTTGACCCGTGTCTAAGCTGTTCTACACATGCTCTTGGCATCGTTTCCTCGACGATCCAACTGCGGGATCATGACAAAAAGATCATAAAGATCATCGAGCGGAATTGACATTTGAGAGCTATCATCGGTTATGGAAACGAGTTACGCGGAGAGGACGCGTTTGGCATTGATGTCATAAAAGAGCTTCAAAAATTTGAAATAAAAGACACCAGACTCATCTCGGCTTTCGGGTTGACCCCCGAGGTGGTCCTAGAACTTCTCGATACGGATGAAGTCATCTTCGTCGATGCGGCTTTTAGCAAAGAGGGAGATTACGCACTTGCCTGCAGCATAAATAAAGAGAGCACGCATCTAAGCCACAGTATTCTGCCTCACACGATCATCTCCATACTCGAAAATGTCTATAAAAAGCATCCGACGTATCAGATATATTCGATGTTGACAAACAGTTTTGAAAATATAGACGATGCAAAAAAATATAGAGAAAATATTGCCAAGGTCGCCTCGTTTTTATGCTAAAATGAGATATGCAATGGTTGAACAGATGTATATATTGCGATCATAAACTCTATCATCTGAGTGACGGGATGCTCAAATGTTCTTTGTGCAAAAGAAAATACAGCCCCAAACGTATAAATAAGATACTCACTCTTATAGACTCGTTTTGTGAGAATGAGAACGCGCTTCAAACTTCAAAACGTCTCAGTCTCTCTTACGTTTCCATACACAAATATTATGATATTTTCAGATTTTACTGTGCGCATATCTGCGAAAACGAATATGAGCATGCAAGACACAAACCCTGTGAATATGAAGAATATTTTTATCTCGAACAAAGTAAACGCCATGACAGACTAGCCATATTCGACGCACACAATTTTCTTACCTTTGATTATGAAAATCACATATATACCGTGGTCATGCCGACTCTGCAAAAATATAAACAGCAATTTATAAATGATGATCTGGAAAAGGTTTACAATAGCGAATTTGCCAGATTTAAACGAAAAAGCAGGATCATCAAAGTCTCGAAACATCTAAATAAAATAGTGGATTTTTGGGAGTATTTTGAAAAATTCATACTCAGCTACAAAGGCATCTCCACGGAAAATTTTCCGCTGTATCTCAAAGAAGCGGAGTTTAAGTTCAATCATCCTTTGGAGACACAAAAAAAATTACTGCAAAAACAGTATTTTACGGACGAATATAAATAAAAATATCTTGATATACTCTATGTGTGCCCCGCCCGCCATAATTGCCCCAAAGAGACGGAGGCGTCGTTAACCGGGGTTTTCTCTTGTATGTAGTACCTGATCTTTCTTTCTTCGAAGACCTCGATAAGGTTGTCTACCAGCACCCTGTTTTGAAACACGCCTCCGCACAGTACTACGGGAAACTTCGGATATCTTTGTACTATATCCAATATAATATTTACAATCGTTGAGATGAGCATACCCGCACCCCTCTTTGCATCTTGAAGCCGTGTTATCTCTTTTATCATCTGCGAAATATCGATCGCTTTATCCTCTATCGTGTAGCCGAACTTCTTCTTTTTATCCACACTCTCGGTGATACTCTCTAAAAGCAGACCGCTGTGCCCCTCGTAATCAAGCTTTTGTATCACCCCCAGCAAAGAAGCCGCCGCATCGAACACTCTTCCCATGGAGCTGGTATACGGGGAGTTGATCCCTTTTTGCCACACCCTGTGAAGGTTCCTTATCTCTTCGGGCGTAAAGCTTTTTACCGTCTCGTTCTCAAGAGCAAGCACCTCTTCTAAGCCATAGCATTCAAACAGCAGGGAGAGTGCGGCGCGTCTTGGTTCTTTTACCGCCCTGCTTCCGCCGATCAGACGAAACTC is a genomic window containing:
- a CDS encoding transposase — translated: MNRCIYCDHKLYHLSDGMLKCSLCKRKYSPKRINKILTLIDSFCENENALQTSKRLSLSYVSIHKYYDIFRFYCAHICENEYEHARHKPCEYEEYFYLEQSKRHDRLAIFDAHNFLTFDYENHIYTVVMPTLQKYKQQFINDDLEKVYNSEFARFKRKSRIIKVSKHLNKIVDFWEYFEKFILSYKGISTENFPLYLKEAEFKFNHPLETQKKLLQKQYFTDEYK